Proteins encoded in a region of the Quercus lobata isolate SW786 chromosome 8, ValleyOak3.0 Primary Assembly, whole genome shotgun sequence genome:
- the LOC115958540 gene encoding uncharacterized protein LOC115958540: MEIYKEVLPPMPGQSEWVETGQPAPLTPHIYKPPGRPPKQRKRASDEPRNPYKASRQNRPVRCGKCKKEGHNSRGCKAGITGETPWQRRQRLQREKAAREGVPAPRSAPQPPSQQPTQTYNMMSATQPSSSQQGNQPRPSHKRAGWFSSSQTEFHTPRETWDTLPSSSQVT; this comes from the exons atgGAGATATACAAGGAGGTACTTCCTCCCATGCCTGGCCAGTCAGAATGGGTTGAGACTGGACAGCCTGCTCCCCTGACACCTCACATATACAAACCACCAGGCAGACCACCCAAGCAAAGAAAGAGGGCTTCTGATGAGCCTAGGAACCCTTACAAAGCAAGTAGACAGAACAGACCTGTAAGATGTGGGAAATGCAAAAAGGAAGGGCATAACTCAAGAGGGTGCAAGGCTGGCATCACTGGGGAGACACCATGGCAGAGGAGACAGAgacttcaaagagaaaaagct GCAAGGGAAGGGGTGCCTGCACCTAGATCTGCACCTCAGCCACCATCCCAGCAGCCTACCCAGACCTACAACATGATGTCTGCCACTCAGCCTTCATCCTCACAGCAAGGAAATCAACCTAGGCCATCTCACAAGAGAGCAGGATGGTTCTCTTCCTCACAAACAGAGTTTCACACACCTAGGGAGACCTGGGATACCTTACCAAGTTCTTCACAGGTAACTTAG
- the LOC115956391 gene encoding uncharacterized protein LOC115956391, which yields MDDVTFDLEIHVGGCFVEEPTIQYVGGSVRLLTEIDPDKLSYFEIRDLCHLVGAPKEHNRYKYLIPDGDLQHDLRDIETDIDVVNMTNLHKAWYAEKIIIYTDIDVEPLAVEYPDAGGVADGGVGGDAGGVVDGVGGHAGGDSDDEEDVEDVDIDARDEEQNVEGDDDDDDDNWLNEGLEGDGFGDDVFAAQNSAPQGSAPNTNLESSNAPHTDPEWAEPALEGDLVSMDGSDDEHVPEQVEFNAKSDMRNVVLKKEMKFPNAKVFRAALREYAIKKPIDIKFKLNEKTKISVHCKNGCGWRCYASQISGELTFQIKTLTDDCTCPKSFKNSQATSAYVAKRFIEDFSKNPNWEVSGVHNHVMQNLSVDLSVNQVYRSKRKAKDLINGDEQLQYGVLRDYAQMITTVDKGSRVILQTEMAEETSQPKFKRMYVRFNAQKVGFLGGCRPFIGLDGCHIKHRFGGQILSATAKDANDNIFPVAMAVVEQETRESWIWFLEIFADDIGRLEELQLVFISDRQKGLIPAIETLFPTVEHRYCVKHIYNNFKVDHKGLELKDALWRCAAATTVREFERCMQYIRDLDEKAYEYLANIAPAQWTRSHFTPRALTDCLVNNLSESFNAMILKSRDKPILAMLEWIRVRLMTRLYTKREGIQKYAGKLCPSIQDRLEKLKVESKAFSATPAGSFLYEVGSQYESHLYKH from the exons ATGGATGATGTCACATTTGACCTTGAAATTCATGTTGGGGGATGTTTTGTGGAGGAGCCAACCATACAATATGTGGGTGGGTCTGTACGTTTACTGACAGAGATTGACCCTGATAAGTTGAGTTACTTTGAAATTCGGGATTTATGCCATCTAGTTGGTGCTCCTAAGGAACACAATAGATATAAGTATTTAATTCCTGATGGTGATCTACAGCATGATTTAAGAGACATAGAAACAGATATAGATGTCGTAAACATGACTAACCTTCATAAGGCATGGTATGCTGAAAAAATCATAATCTATACTGACATAGATGTGGAGCCATTGGCAGTTGAGTATCCTGATGCAGGGGGAGTGGCAGATGGTGGTGTAGGTGGTGATGCAGGGGGAGTGGTAGATGGTGTAGGTGGTCATGCAGGTGGTGAT agtgatgatgaagaagatgttgaGGATGTTGACATTGATGCAAGAGATGAAGAACAGAATGTtgaaggagatgatgatgatgatgatgataattgGCTAAATGAAGGCCTAGAGGGGGATGGCTTTGGTGATGATGTATTTGCTGCTCAAAACTCAGCTCCACAAGGTTCTGCTCCCAATACAAACCTAGAATCAAGCAATGCACCCCACACAGACCCTGAGTGGGCTGAGCCAGCCCTTGAGGGTGACCTGGTAAGCATGGATGGGTCTGATGATGAGCATGTACCTGAGCAAGTAGAGTTTAATGCTAAGAGTGACATGAGAAATGTTGTACTGAAGAAGGAGATGAAGTTCCCTAATGCAAAGGTGTTCAGAGCTGCTTTGAGGGAGTATGCAATCAAAAAACctattgacatcaaattcaagcttaatgagaagaccaagatatcAGTTCACTGCAAGAATGGGTGTGGGTGGAGATGTTATGCATCTCAAATAAGTGGAGAGctaacatttcaaattaagACCTTGACTGATGACTGTACTTGTCCCAAGTCTTTCAAAAACAGCCAAGCAACATCAGCTTATGTTGCTAAGAGGTTCATTgaggattttagcaaaaatccaaattgggaGGTGAGTGGTGTACACAACCATGTGATGCAAAATTTATCTGTTGACCTAAGTGTAAACCAAGTGTATAGGTCAAAGAGAAAGGCAAAGGATTTGATAAATGGAGATGAGCAACTGCAATATGGTGTCCTTAGGGACTATGCACAAATGATAACCACTGTAGACAAGGGGAGTAGGGTTATACTGCAGACAGAAATGGCTGAGGAGACTTCCCAGCCAAAATTTAAGAGGATGTATGTTAGGTTCAATGCTCAGAAGGTAGGATTTTTAGGTGGATGCAGGCCATTTATAGGTTTAGATGGTTGTCACATAAAGCACAGATTTGGTGGGCAAATCTTATCTGCCACTGCCAAGGATGCAAATGACAACATTTTTCCAGTAGCCATGGCTGTTGTGGAACAAGAAACCAGGGAGTCTTGGATatggtttttggaaatttttgctgATGATATAGGGAGGCTAGAGGAGCTTCAGTTGGTCTTCATTTCTGATAGGCAAAAG GGGCTTATACCTGCAATAGAGACACTATTCCCTACCGTGGAGCATAGATACTGTGTGAAACACatctacaacaatttcaaagttGATCACAAGGGATTGGAGCTGAAGGATGCATTGTGGAGGTGTGCTGCTGCCACAACAGTAAGGGAGTTTGAGAGATGCATGCAGTACATAAgggatttggatgaaaaggCATATGAGTATCTTGCAAACATTGCACCTGCACAGTGGACAAGGTCACACTTCACTCCTAGGGCCTTAACAGATTGTTTGGTAAATAATTTGAGTGAGTCTTTTAATGCAATGATATTGAAGTCTAGGGACAAGCCTATCTTGGCAATGTTGGAGTGGATTAGGGTTAGACTTATGACTAGACTTTACACAAAAAGGGAAGGGATACAGAAGTATGCTGGAAAGTTGTGTCCAAGCATACAAGATAGGTTGGAGAAATTGAAGGTTGAAAGTAAGGCATTTAGTGCTACCCCAGCTGGTAGTTTCCTTTATGAGGTAGGCAGTCAGTATGAGAG CCATTTATACAAACATTGA